One Carassius carassius chromosome 28, fCarCar2.1, whole genome shotgun sequence genomic window carries:
- the LOC132108517 gene encoding olfactory receptor 51I2-like, with product MKISLRFSVLILRSMNHFFAKWKMENETYFYLMLFENIGYIRYAFFSLGFIIYCAIVFFNALIILTIFLEGTLHLPMYILISCLSVNSVFGTTAFFPRLLKDLLFDTHSVSRAACFLQAFAIFSYASNENTILMLMAFDRYVAISKPLQYNNIMTPRILSVLISIGWIYPMLCVGIGGILSARLKMCGNKLWKVYCHNWEIVKLSCANAIINNVFGFFVLTTTVIMPLSFILYSYIKILIICRKSSLDFRRKAYQTCIPHIVILLNFSVALFCEITLSRVATLELPIGLSIILSLEFLIVPPILNPLVYGLKFPEIHKKIIWIIKVCK from the coding sequence ATGAAGATCTCATTAAGATTTTCTGTTCTCATTCTCAGGTCAATGAATCATTTCTTTGctaaatggaaaatggaaaatgaaaCATATTTTTACTTGATGTTGTTTGAAAATATTGGGTACATAAGATATGCTTTCTTCAGTTTGGGATTTATAATATATTGTGCTATTGTATTCTTTAATGCCCTTATCATTCTTACAATTTTTCTGGAAGGGACATTGCACCTGCCCATGTACATTCTGATTTCATGTTTATCCGTCAACTCCGTGTTTGGAACAACTGCTTTTTTCCCAAGGTTACTGAAAGACTTGCTGTTTGATACACACTCCGTCTCCCGTGCAGCATGTTTCTTACAGGCTTTTGCCATTTTTTCATATGCATCAAATGAAAACACAATCTTAATGTTAATGGCATTTGACAGGTATGTAGCAATCAGTAAACCATTGCAATACAACAACATAATGACTCCCAGGattttatctgttttaatatCTATAGGCTGGATTTATCCAATGCTTTGTGTTGGTATTGGGGGTATATTAAGTGCCAGACTCAAAATGTGTGGTAACAAACTATGGAAGGTGTACTGTCATAACTGGGAAATTGTCAAGCTTTCTTGTGCAAAcgctattattaataatgtttttggctTTTTCGTACTGACCACAACTGTTATCATGCCTTTAAGTTTTATATTATACTCTTATATTAAAATTCTTATCATTTGTAGAAAAAGCTCACTAGATTTCAGGAGAAAAGCATATCAAACTTGTATTCCACACATAGTGATCCTCTTAAATTTCTCAGTAGCTCTATTTTGCGAGATCACTTTGAGTCGGGTAGCAACTTTGGAACTCCCTATAGGGCTGTCAATCATTCTTTCGTTAGAGTTTCTCATTGTACCACCCATACTGAACCCTCTTGTTTATGGTTTGAAATTTCctgaaattcacaaaaaaattatatggaTTATAAAAGTTTGCAAATAA